The Musa acuminata AAA Group cultivar baxijiao unplaced genomic scaffold, Cavendish_Baxijiao_AAA HiC_scaffold_61, whole genome shotgun sequence nucleotide sequence AATTATAACTGGTAATTGTCTCTTTTGGAATTTGTCACTTCAAATGCCCACTGATACTAGCATGAAGACATGAAGATAAAGATGGTTTCAGCATAATGGCATCTGTCTTGCAAGTAAAAACTTATATCTGGAAAACAATTCCAGCACTGGAAAGGCTACAAGCCTACAAGTAGCTACTGAATCCAATTCATGGGGATCCTTAATCTACAGGGTGACAGATGAGAGGAAGAAgattcaaagttcaaacaatgTAAAAAACCATCTCAAGATCAATGAAATTTGATAAAAGGGTGCATATTCTAGTGAAAAGAAAAATAGAGTAACAACTGTGCTAAAAATCAAAGGATGAAGTGATAAGGTAATATACATTcagaatttaagttttttttcatTTGTCAAAAAGATTTGAATCTGTCACAAGAAATTAGGAGATTTAATCCAGTAGTATATACTTGTCAATTTGCAGAAAAGATGTTAAAGGCGGAAAGTGCTCTTTGTTAAACATGATCCTCGTTGAATTTTACTAGAAGATCTGCACCTACTCCACCACCTCTTTTCAAGCTACAAAATCATGGTCCATGATATAATCAATCTCCCCATAAGTTGAACTTGAAGTTTCAGGTTTGTTATTAACAACCAAAATGAACGACACATTTAAGACACTGGGAGAAACATCAATAGTGATTATTGTTTAGTGATAACATCAATTGTCATCAACAGTCCTAAGCAGGATTTGAAAAGTGTAACAAGTGTTAAAACTAAAGCAGTCGTGAATTTGGAGTGCATTATAGAGGGGCTCCCTAAAGGTCATAACACAGAAATATTCAAATAAGCTGACAGCACAATAGCAACTGTGACCAAAATGGTATTCAGGAATGAGATAAATTGAAATTCAATGCATCATGCGATAGTTATTTTGCTGAAGAGGATAATATTCTTAAAAACACTATGTGAAGCCACAAATTTATCCATATTCAAAAAAATGAACTTTAACTAATCAGAATTGCCAGGAATAAGAGTAATATTCATTTCCTAGAAAATAGGCATACCGCTTTTTGTGTAGTTTATCAACTGCACAGTTATGTCTCTCTGGTTATCTATAGCCTCTCTTATTTTCCTCACAGTTGCTGCATCAGTTTCAGGGCCTTGGAGAAACCTACAAGTTCCAAAGAGTCAACAAAAGTAACAAATAAACAGAACTAAATTTTGGAAATGTGCATTAATGGCCCTTATTTTGATTACAGTGTTCAGCtaccttatttatacatttaaataCCAATGTAATTAAAGTTCATCTATTTTGATATTTATACAAACCAAGACATTATAACAACAACTGTCATAGGAATAAAGAACTCATGATGACCGAAATGAGATTTTGTAAATTGTAATCTTATTTCTACTATCTCAGCTGAGCTACAAATTAAAAATTATGTTAAGATGTGAGGTTgcattttattgaagatattaagATACAAAATAAGTTGTCCTGGCCCATCAAATATAATATTTGGCATTAAAAGAGCAAAGGAAATTCCTGCACACCTGCAGTTTCTTCCCAATATTTCTTCACGACTGTATTCTGTCAGTTGTAAGAAACTGTCTGATGCGAATAtctgaaaagaaaatcatcaaataACTCCAACAGAAGGAAATGAACATATTAGAAACAAGAACCAGCTTTGTGAATCTTACAATAGGATTGTCAGGCAGTCTTGGATCAGTAATGACAAAATTTTTTTCAATGCGTTCAAGGGTTGTAGCAAGATCGATGCCCCTtctgatctctttttttctttcctcatcATCGAAACTCTCAGGCCTTTCATCATCGCTTTCCATCAATAGGGACTCCTCAATAGGAACTTCCAGCTCATGCTTTTCAACATTCAAATGGCCAAAGCCAATAAGTCTGCAAACacaaatatggctgaatgactacCACTTTATTCCACTCAAATTGTCCCAGGACAAAGTAATTGTATTCTTTGTAACAGAAAGTAGCAATACGCCAATGATTTTGAATATTAGATTAGTTACGCTTACCATATATCCTAAGAGACTTAGTGGAGACAAATGATGGCTTACGATCATAGTTGAAAGGAACTCCTATAGCATTGTGGGAAGGCCAGTCACTACTGACTAACATCACTAATGGTTGAATCACAAAAGTTAACAAATACCAGAGCTGTATTTAAGACAAAAAATCATGAGAGAAAAAATATAAAACCTACCCCATGAAGGACTTTAGACCTGATTTTCTTGATTTATTTGCTACTTCAGGAAGTTCACAAATTTTGTTCATCGAACTCCTCATCCCACTACGTGAATTACGCCTAGCAGCAGTGGCATTTTCTGAACTCTTCTTTCCAGGAACCTCTGACACCACAGTTTGTCCACCACCTTCAGATTTTCTCATAAAAGGGTAACTTCTTGATTCTGAAAGTGAGTGTGGATCCTTGACGGCCAGCACTAAGTCAGAGACTGAACTGCGAGCCCTATCTTTTTGCCTAGCTGCAAGATTAATCTACATAAGAAAAAGTGGTTTCCAACAATTTTATTCTATTAGTTAAAACTATAATGTAAATAAAGACAAATTAATTTGACAATGTTCTATTACACAGAAATAAATCAAGATGAACCAATACCATCATATCGAATCAAAGACTCTGGTAAACCATTGGGCCGCACCATTATATCCTTTGATCCTTCTGTGTATTTACTAACCTCCACTTGCATCCTGCAGAAACAATGACCAAGTTCAGTTCCAAGAAGGAACATATGCACAATATCAACATACAAGAACACTGTGAAATTTCCAACGGTCAGACAGTTAAGACGGATAAGTTTGAAAGAGGTAGATTACCAATCATTTTATTCTGTAAGCAATCATCATAGCTGGAAGTTAGGAAGATCTATAACCAACATCTTACCCAATGAACTTGAGAGTGTTTCCAGCCTCATCTTTGATGGGTGCAATTGTCAAAAGATTCCAAAATGGTGCGCCATCCTTTTTGTAATTTAATATGCGACCACAATAGTTTGTACCGGCAGACAATGCTTCCCTTAATCTTGCAATCTCTTCAGGGTCAGTACCCGAACCTTGTAGGAATCGGCTGCGCAACAGCAATTTCAATCAAAAAAGGAACTATCAAGTTCAAATTATAAATCTACTCCGAGGAACCTGCACCTATGTTACATTTGTTGTTAGCCTTTGAAAATCATTTAACGAGTTCAAGAATGCAAATTTTTTTTTCGATAGAAGAATCAAAGCAAACATTTTCGATGAATTACttataaaaaagataaagaaCTTAAATTTAGAGAACATTTCTTTTTCTCCACATAGTTGTGCTCTTTCCCATGTCAAATGGTAAAGAAAGATTAATTACAATAGAAATTAGGGCAAAGATTTTTCGTACCAATTCCTACCGATGACTTCTTTGGCGAGGTAGCCGGTCATGTGGAAGAATCCGGCGCTGGCGTACATGACAGGGTGGTCGGACTTTGTCGCGTCGGACACCACAAAGGACTGCTGGAAGGCGGAGAGCGCCTCCCGGAGCTCCTCCGACACCCGGGGGAACCCGCCCCGCGCCGCCACCTCCGAGTCCTCCGAGCTCCGGTACGAGCTCCCCCCAGAGGCTCTCCGCGAACGGCCCTTGTCCCCGGCCTCGTCGCCCGACCTCCGCACCTCGACGCCCTGCGGCCGCCCCGTCTCCTCGTCCGTCTTCAACACCAGGCCCCACTCCGCAGCCCGCTGCGCCGCCGCTCCGACGTCCTCGGCGGCGGCGGGAGGTTTCTTGGAGATGGGATAGGGCAGATAAGGCAGCGGCGCCGCCGCCGACGTGGAGGGGAGGGCCATCCATGGGCGGATGAtgtcttcgtcgtcgtcgtcgccggcgCTGGCGGCGGCGGGCGGAGGTGGGGCCCGGTGGGCCGAGAGCTGTGGGTCGGGTCGAGATTGCCAGGTGGCAAAGGGGGAGGAGCGGGGTTTGGGCTGGCTGGGGTTAAAGACTTCGAGGGACCCACGGGAGTCGCGTGGCAGAGGTGGGATGAGCGAGGAGGTGGGTCGGTGGGTTGGTGACTCCTCGTCCATTTCCTGTAACAATtagcagaaaacaaaaacaaaaaacagaaaCGTTATCTATTAAACATCAAACACATTTAGCAAAGGGAATAAGCGGTTACTTTatttctaaattctcaataggTCGTATCCAATGCACATATAATCTCTTAAAATATTTacttattttatgaaaaaaatgtaTATTCAAACATATTTCTTAAAGTATCGGAAACGATTTATAAAAAAGTATTTTAAAAAATGCTTCTGCATGGCACATCAAGAATTAGGACCAGTGGACCTATCGCAATAGAACAAATCCAAAAATGATACCTCATTTACCGATCATAAATTGTGATTGCGTTTGTTCTTTTTTGTGGATCCCATTAAAGATAAGAGTCTGAATAAGGACAAAATTTATGCTCGATAACTATGGGATATCTGTTTATCTTGCAGAGGAATACACAGTTGGATCATGGCAAATTTCAAGTAGCACATGAATGAGAGCTAACTCGTATGCAAGCGTCTCGGATCTTCCGGCATAGATCCAATTATCCCGAATCCATGATTTCTCCCATAAGATCGAGTTACGAGGCAACGTGGGCTCAATTCACAAGCTTGCATGGCAACATGTGAGCTTGTTTGTTCGAGAGGTCATTGGAATTAAGCTGATATTATACTTAACTAAGTACTTTAATGTTTATTTTCACACTAAAATAGCTAGAAATGCCCGATAGCAGGAAGAACTCTTTAAAATAGCTGCTCAAATTTCCAAGTTATTTCAACAAATTTTCTTCAGGAAAAGGAAAGAATACGATAGCTACATGTATTTTGGTGGAGGAGGTAGCATGAAATCTTGAAGGAGGAAAGCAGATCTTGAAGAATGCCACAAGAAGAGCCTCAAAATGTGTATATGCAGATGAAagaacagaagataaagattggaGTGTAGAGCAATCTAAGTACCTGAACTCAAGCTGTAGTTGTTGTCTCTACTGACTCTTCTTCTCTCTTTGGAGTTGCACTCTTCGTCTTTTTCTCGGTCGTCTCCTACACGTTATAGCTATGAAACTGAGCACATACACAGccgaaaaggagaagaaattaagGACTCTGAGGATGGAAGTGGGTTGAAGCGAGGGgatgaaggagagagagagagaggagggtgttCGGTGGATATCTTATTTGTTGCCATCGGCTGACGTGATTGGCTGATGCCTCGTGCTTGTGGGCCTCTGCCGGCGTATATCTCGGCAGCGGCCAATAAGCTGTGAGATATTGGATTATGTGGGTCACTCGCTTCGACGAATCCTTGTCTCCTGCACTTCTTTGACCGAGCATTAACTTTGTTTCTTGATGGCGTGACATGACCGATCTCGTGCTTCGCAATGCACAATGGCAGTCGACGATGCTGAGTTGATGGCGAGCATTATCAGTGTCATTAGATGCAGTTTTGCTCGTCACTGGGGATACGGATAGCCGTAAACATGGATGTATCAGGAGTTCAAACAAGCAGAAGATACATGGAGTGACCACAAGATGGATAGCTGTGTTGTTCATTGCCACCAGAAATCAATGGTGAGCATTTATTTGTGAGCTTATGAGTCCGTCCATGGAAGTCAAGCAGACATCTGGCTTCTATCATCCATTAAAGGCATCTGGTCTCTCTTGTTCTCATCAACTAGATGGCGACTGACAGCCCTCTTCGCGGTGGCGAGAAAGAGACAAACGCGGTTTTCGCGTGAAAACAGCAGCATATGAGATGAGCCTCCGCTTGCACTAAAGTCCAGCTTAGGAATTGAAGACTCTTCTACTTGTCCTGTTGGCTACCGTATCACTAGAGAAACGAATGTGAGGCTGCTGTGTGGCTGATAAGGAGTGATGATCCCAAGTTGGAATTGTGGCGTCGTCTTGCATAAGCTCGGATAAGGGCGCTACAAGGAGTTTGACCAAGTGACATTTCGCTGAAAAGATCACGAGTTACAGCAGGCATGTACAGTAATCATTTTTTTGGGGGTTAGCTATTTGTTTGTCTACCGAGGTGTCTCTTTCTGGTCATGTGCTCGTTCTCACAAGTGTTCTAGTGGAAGAAAAGAGACGACGGCGGTGTTATTAAGGTCCAGTTCTCTCTCATCTTAGACAACTGCAGCATCCCATTTTGTCTCTGCCAAACTGTTGATGGCCATCTTTTGTGTAACTTTCATGTCTTCGATTTCCTTTGCACCTTCTACTATTAGTAGCATATGTTGCGGTCATGTaactgtcctctctctctctctctctctctctcttaccatCAATGTTTATTGTGCTTACTATGCTGATTTGAGTTTTAAATGAGTTGAAACTTCAATTTTGAACTTCAAATATTATTACTGTGAAACTTCAAGGAGACTGTGAAGCATGTGTATGGTAAGCTTTTGTGGATGTAAAGTATCAAGGATCAGAAAATAGATGTGTTTTACAGGATTAAGATATCAAGTGaaaaattacttttatttttttatttcatgttcTTCACTAGCAGGACtggattccattcattcattgtcaTGGATAAAAGTTACCAAAAAGATGCTCTACATTTCACTGAATTCACATGGATTTGGTTTCCTGATTGCAGAGTTGAATCCTCACATCTTGGTCAAGGAACTTGTGGGTTCTCAATAGAATTACTTGTTCATGTTCAACATGAGCATCAGAAAGGCTGCTTTCCCAGATCTTAGCATGTACTCTCCACTCATGAATGGACTTAAGAAGGATCCACTACATGGTTAACCACTCATGATTTCTCCTGCCACCAGTTGTTAAGTGGAACACATGATTGATAACCTTCCTAGGTAGTAAACAAGCAGCAAAGACATCAGCAACTTGTAGCATTTCCTAGTATGTCAGTCATGTAGTAAACAAGCAGCAAAGACATTGGCAGCTTGTAAGTGTGAGACTATGTGAGGCTTCATTGCCTGTGTGGTTTTGGCCATCCTGCACTGCCAAGGCATGTGCATATAAAAGCATAAGCATTAAACCTATGTTAGTCATGTCAAAAGAAAGCAACTTGATGTGCCAAAAAATGTTTTCTCAAAGAAACATAAGAGCACTTGCTCACTCTCATCTATGAGTGAAGACCAACAAGGAATCACACACAGTGGCTCACCAGGTAGTGTTGTAGCCTTTGAACAAAGTTGATAGTCCCAAGTTAATGAAACACTAGTCTAATCAGCATGTTCTCTGTTAGTCCTCTGTTTTCTGTAGCAACATTTCTTGTTCCTGTTGTGTACATAATAAGATGCAATATTCCATTGGCTTTTCCCGTATCTCGTGGGTTTAATCCTTCAATAAATCATCTTGTGCGTCATATACCACCTTATGTGATCAGGTAAGTCTTTACCTTGTTCATGAGTCATGCATGAAATAGGCAATGCCTCTGCCCAAAGGCTCTCTCATGTAGAGGTTTAAGACAGTGGCATCGACATGATACAAAAGCTGTGTGATCAATGGGAAGAAACTGAGAGGAACAGACATCAAGGGAAGCGAAGTTGCATTAGAGAGTGTTCATGGAGTAgaagtcggagaagctggccAGGAATTCCTCGTCGTAGCTGTACTCGTCTTCGTCGTCCATCGCCAACGCCGCCTGCAACTGCCTCCAGCAATCGCTGCCATTGCCGCCTAATTGGTTTTGCTCGTAGTTGTCGAAGCAGTTCACAGCCGCCGCGCCCGTATCCGTCCCCGTCTCCATCTCTACCGCCGCCTCCGTCTCCGTCTCACCATTCCTCGCGAAACGGCCCCGCACTCGCGGCCTGCTGTCGGCCAACGTCTTCCTGCATTCATACTGGAATGCGAAATAGGAGCCGCGTAAATATAACTGTTAATATACAACGAACGACTGATCAAGGAGGATTGGATCGAATGATACAGTGATCTTCTTGTGGAAGTTCCTCTGATTGCGTTTGCTCCGATACCTCTCGATTCGTTCCTTCCTCTCCTCGGCACTGTATCGGCCGACTTTCCCGGCTACCCCTCCTTCCTGGCTAGAATTCTCGTGCAGGCCATTGCCCCCCTGTCATAAGAGTTCGTCAAGAGAGAGCAAAGATCCGAGTTTGAACGTGAGAAACGATTCAAAATGGGATTTTTAGGTGCGAAAACTGAGAAAGGCGGAGAATTTGGTCACACCTGGAGGTTGCCGGTGCTGAGGACCCGCCTCACCGGGCCAGCGTTGAAGTCGAGGTAGtcgcaggaggaggaggacggcgaCGATGAGTACAGTGGCTGGTTGAGGGAGTCGGGAATGTAGTGATGATGGAAGGGAAGCGAGTGGGTGCCGCCGCCCCCGTGGAGATACGATTCAGAGGAGAAGGACGTACAGGGAGGAGAGGATGAAGGGAAGGCGCTATTGGCGTCAGGGAAGAGGCCTTGAGGGGAGGTGGCGGAGCAGAATTCGGGGTGATGGAGGCTGGGCTCGCCATAggagttggtggtggtggtggaggaggagaaggaagagaacaTGGCGCTGGCTTCGCACTTGGGCTTGAGGAGGCGGAGAAAGGGAACGGGCTTCTGCTTTTATGGAGCGCCAAGGGAGGGGGAGAGAGATGGTGGGACCCATCGGCCACGACAAGTGTAGTTTGACCTTGGTGGGTCCGGATAAAGGGTGAGAGATGCCTTCGCGGGTTCCCAGACAGAGGTGGATGCCCCTACAAGCCTAAGCGATACGAAGGTTTTAGAGATCAATGATACCTATCAACTGTAGTGCATGTGACATTAAATTATCTAAAGATGTCAATTGATTTGGTTGGTATAattctaattttattttcttctttaaacAGTTTCAATTCGATCCATCTGTACTACAGTTGCATGCACCACCTCAACTATGATATGTTCAATCCAACTAAAACTGGTCATTCATTCGTCGCCAAGAGAGTGAGAGGAAGAAGGGACTGTTCCCAGGAACGAGAGTCCCACCAAGCAAAAGTGGAGATAGCTCAAACAACACCAAAGATTGCCCCCCCATGACATTTAGTCAGCAAACAAGTCAACTCCCTGATTTGACACACGACTGTTGTTGCCAACACAGTCGAAGACTCCTGTATGACCCACACATTTCTGACCCATCAAGAAATGATGCTTCAAATTAAGGATCAGACGAGCATATAATAATACACCACTCATCTTTCgatgttttattattttatccaACAATACCaaacaatataaatatttaaagctTTGCGGTAAATAATGCCCAACTCCGGTCTCCTTGTATTCCTTTTATTGGAGGGAGGCAGCTACTAGTACTGTTGGAGCGGGTGGGAAAGAGGTTAATATTGTAGACAAAGCCTGAAATCCTACATCCTACATGTAGTTTGGCCTTACCACACCTACAGCACTTTGGATCCAATCATGCCTCTATCAATGCCGTTTATGCTTTAGATTAAAGAAAGGGATGATCAATACATATGATCATGGAAGACGCAATGTTTATTCAGAGAAAAATAGCAAACATGAGGAACTGAGACATGATTGCTTTATATGGAGATGAAGTACAAGAAATCCATCCTACTGATGATGTGAGACAACTTGTGTGATCATTAATCATGCAACTAGCAAAGAATGGAAGTCACCAAATCAACACCATGGAATCACATAAAGAGGATAAGCAATCTAGCATAACCCAGAAGAAATAAGGTCAACTTTTAATGGATTTGTGTCATACCAACACATAGAGGTCCCCTTCCACCAAGTGACAAATCAAAGATAAAGGAAGCAGAAGCATACAGGTGATGGTGGTATCTCAGCTCAAAACATGTAGTGCAGGTTTTTTTGGTCACGATAGTGGGCCACTCACCCAGAAGCAATATCCTATAGTAGTGTAGCTCATATTGCTTCCTGACTTCATAGCACATCAAAAGGGTACTCAAACTAGCATTTGACTAGATTAAGATGGACCTACCACTTTCCCCATGAAGCGAGGAACCCCATGAAACAAAAGTGTTTAGCAGCAACTTTGGATGCTTAAAGAATCCCAGCATCTAATCATTTCAACTTAATGCACAATGGTTATTTCAGAATCTCATGTCCATATGAACAACCTTTAGAACAGCATGTCAAACAATCAAAACATGTCGTTTTAGTTTGATACTATTAAACCAACATGCATATAAAATCCTTTCCCTTTCAGAAAGACTTCAAAGACGAGAGAGATTGGGAAATTACCACATCTTGAGTGGACTACTGTTGTAAGCATTTTTTGACCCTGCCTGAGTTCCACCAGGGTCCCCTGATACAGTTCAAAGGAACATCTCACAGGGCTTCTGCAGGTGTATAATTTCCCCTTTGAACATGGCTGCCTGCAAAGGTACTAGATAAGAAAGTTATAAAAGAGACACAAATGTTGTCACAGTCACCTATTGGTCAGCATGTGTACGTTCAGTCACAAAATAAGCAGAGATCTGTACAGTTTAGGTCAccaattggttcataacagaatCAGCAGGCCCGAAACCAATCAGAGTAAGATCCTCTAAATATTCCATGAACCGTCCCAGAGCCCACATCGAGAGCCAAGCATCACATTGACATAACCCAATAGTGTCAGAACAACAACTTGAAAGTAGTCATGGCCAACCCAACATCATACAGTCCATCCTACACCCAGTTACATCATAGCTTGCAAAGATATGTTGACCCTTAGGATGCAAAAGATTAGAGATCCCACTAGGAGAAATTATGCTGCAATACCCAAAGAAAAACAAATGCAGAGCCTAGATGTCGTTGATAAAGATTGCATGCTTACGAGTCATCTGTAGAACTGACGACTACATCCAGTACCAGTTCTGAAAATGACCTCAAAACATGATtgtttaaaaatcatgatttgagACTGCTACTGGGTATTCCAAGATGACTGCAGACTTGTGAACTCAATTAACTGTTTATATGCAACCAATGTTGAGATTCAAGCAAACAGAAGTTACATAGTTTGTACTGTTGGGTAGTCATGAAAATCTAGAGTTTCAGAGTATGCATTCCAACTTTCTCGCACACCCATGCTTAGAGCCATTGGAAGCAACATATGAAAACAAGTGGGAAGATTAGGATATGGTGCAACCCTTGGTAGTCCAAACTTTACTCTTTGAAGGTCAACAGGCAAAACAGTTGCACCACTACAACCATAAGTGGGCATGCAATTATTGTGAGGTGATGCGCATCAAGGATGTTGTTGAACACAATGTCCAACATAATATGTCATAATTCATGCAACCACAACTGATATCCATGATAAGTGTTCAGATGCCTAGAATCTCCTCCATTTAGGAAGttaaatgattttgagttgacaTGGAATGTGAATGTTCATAAAGTGCGGTAAGTCTCAATATGAGAAGAGACATGAAAATCCAGTAGTGTTCCTGAAAATAGTTTGAAGAGATGTTTCCCTTGGTAGTGGTGCAAATTATTGCTATTCAACCAAACAATGATAGGAGAAAGATTGAGGAATCCATTGACCACTGGAAGTAATGATTTGCATCCCCTCCAAGAGATAGctcatctttccaatatcttatgCTTCTGTTCAAGCAATCATAGTGCATATCAATATCCAGAAGACTAGAACCTTTGAGAACACCAAGATGCATGGAAATAGTTAGCAAAGTTCTAGGTGTTGGCATTAAAACATGCCAAGTCTAAGCCCCAAACTTTATGACAGATTTGATTTCTTAACTAGTTAAGTacctgtattatatatatatatatatatatatatgttaattatATCTCTCGATAATGATATAAAGCCAATCTAATCAAGTACTTGTATGCTTAATGTTCTGTGTTGTAGTAGGTTCACACAAAAACATTTAATAAATCATATACAAGTTAAATATCTCTTCAAGCTTATTAAACTTTATTCCCTAGTGCAAGAcaagttcaaaaataaaaatcacaTACTTAATGCTACTTATGACAAAAAACAACAAGATCGATGTAGACAATTCAAAAAAGGTATTTAAATCTTGGTTCAGTACCAATTTCAACAACTGATAGGACTAGAACTTTATTGCTATACCACGAAATACACCAACCTAAACCACCTAATATCATtgaaaaaatgcaaaaattaaatATCACAGTATCAACCAATATAGTCCGGCACTGGTTCATGGTTAGACAGGTAAATATGAGTTGGTACTGATCCAACTACTATTTAAACCTTGATTCTAAAAATAGGCTACTCTCACATGATTATCATTCAATTGCAATGCTACTCCTATTAGTCTACCGAGTAGGTACTAGTGCAACCTCAATGCTCGACCAGTTCATGATTTGGGCAGTCTCAGCCCTGATAAGCTGGTCATAGCCAAAAAAAGGCACATTATATCGACTGGAATAAAAAATCTACCATGATCCACTCTGAATATCTTTTTAGGTACTTTTAGAATAATATCATTCTAATATCCTTGGAACTATAAATCAATGCGTATCAATTGAACTAGTAATTGAAACCTTCAGTCAATTAATAGGCTACTCTTACATGATTTTCATACAACGGTCTACTAAAAACTCTTACCCTACCAGGTAGGAGCTAGTGCAACCTTGGAGCTAGACCTATTCATGGGCTAGGCAGTCTCAGACCAACGGGCTGGTCATAGCCCAAAAAGACCCATTGAAATGAGCCTTAATTAATGCTTGAAGTCCACAATTCCAGCCTGAGCAGATACATCAAACTAGTGTTTTTCTGAGTTACATCTCCGTAGTATAGTCACCATGACATACTGTTGTATAGTACTTACTATACCAATAACAACATACTCTATTCATCAGCATATAGGACCAGAACAATGAAATTGGGAGGGGCTACAAACTTAAGAAGGATCCAATGCAGCCAGTGTCAGCAAGCCTGCCAGGACTGAGCTTGGGGATCATAAGTATTGGACTAACCAGGTGGCCCAGGTCATAAGCAGAGCCCAGACCTTCTCGGCCAGTCAGGCTGCTCCAATGCAACCTAAGCAACATGTTCCATGTCATAGCCAACCTCTTCAATTGAAGGCTACAAATATAACTCCTAGCAGAACATGCAGGATTAGGAACCTGTTGGACTATTTTGGTAGATCAAGAACATTTCACTACAAaagtttgacaaactcaaagcagaAGAGGTTTTTCACAGTAAAGGCACAAAGAGGTGGCCATTCAACTATTCaataacaacaaaaccataagtctCAACTTATTGAGAAGTTGGGCATTCAACTATAGTAGACTATATCAGTTACAGAAGATTTGTATACTATAACACAGATTGAGGAGTtgaaaacccaaaaaaaaatcaatccagTTCATTTTGGCATTTAAAATACCACAAAAACCAAACAGGGGCCATCAACATTTTCGGGAagctaaaaaaaaaatgcaagtcCCCAAACCATGTTAGCCCTTGAGGTGCTCAATCCTTATCCCCTCTTCCTCTGtatctatctatatatctatctatctatctatttccCTCTACTAGTACAGCAACGTAACCTCACTTTTCTTCCACCAGTGGCTGATCCTAGCTCCACCACACACACATGGCTCATTTATTAGTCGAACTGTCACCacctttttttaaataatt carries:
- the LOC135654358 gene encoding zinc finger protein CONSTANS-LIKE 2-like, which translates into the protein MFSSFSSSTTTTNSYGEPSLHHPEFCSATSPQGLFPDANSAFPSSSPPCTSFSSESYLHGGGGTHSLPFHHHYIPDSLNQPLYSSSPSSSSCDYLDFNAGPVRRVLSTGNLQGGNGLHENSSQEGGVAGKVGRYSAEERKERIERYRSKRNQRNFHKKITYECRKTLADSRPRVRGRFARNGETETEAAVEMETGTDTGAAAVNCFDNYEQNQLGGNGSDCWRQLQAALAMDDEDEYSYDEEFLASFSDFYSMNTL